From Coccinella septempunctata chromosome 4, icCocSept1.1, whole genome shotgun sequence, a single genomic window includes:
- the LOC123311467 gene encoding uncharacterized protein LOC123311467 isoform X5: MKTRSLGKTPNHLTLSTTSTLSAGSTGSQAKLIQSSHNPEDFQPVKTDELGKQINKKIIELDMISDVPISSNPSPKKSPIVRSPNRIKKEGPNNFSPKFSRRSKDGGLNHWDIQKKSPRKLKSSLKNSAKILTSESPTCIECYLSGKSENTQHYAPDRRGSIISSSPDLPMETPFEE, translated from the coding sequence CACTACCTCAACTTTGTCAGCAGGGAGCACCGGAAGTCAAGCGAAATTGATCCAATCCTCTCATAATCCTGAAGACTTTCAGCCTGTTAAGACAGATGAATTAGGTAAGCAGATCAAcaagaaaataattgaattggACATGATTTCCGATGTGCCAATATCCTCAAACCCATCCCCAAAAAAGTCTCCGATAGTAAGAAGTCCAAATCGTATCAAAAAGGAAGGTCCTAATAACTTCAGCCCTAAATTCAGTCGACGTTCTAAAGATGGAGGTCTGAATCATTGGGACATCCAGAAAAAAAGCCCAAGAAAATTGAAGTCTTCTCTGAAGAACTCGGCCAAAATATTAACCAGTGAAAGTCCAACTTGCATAGAGTGCTATCTGTCGGGAAAGTCTGAAAACACACAGCACTATGCACCTGACAGAAGAGGAAGCATTATATCATCTTCACCTGACTTGCCGATGGAAACGCCATTCGaagaatga